Proteins from a single region of Haloplanus sp. GDY1:
- a CDS encoding alpha-ketoacid dehydrogenase subunit beta: protein MTTDTQNLTLVQAVRDGLETEMHRDEDVIVLGEDVGKNGGVFRATEGLYEAFGEDRVIDTPLAESGIVGTSIGMAAYGLRPVPEIQFMGFIYPAFDQIVSHAARIRSRSRGRFTCPMVVRAPYGGGIRAPEHHSESKEAFFVHEPGLKVVVPSTPADTKGLLASAIRDPDPVIFLEPKLIYRAFREDVPEGDHTVPLGEAAVRREGSDVSVFTWGAMTRPTMEAAETLASEGVECEVVDLRTLSPLDREAIVESFEKTGRAAVVHEAPKTGGLGGEITAILQEEALLYQEAPVERITGFDTPVPLYALEDYYLPSPTRIEEGLREVVDFP, encoded by the coding sequence ATGACCACGGACACACAGAACCTGACGCTGGTACAGGCGGTACGGGACGGTCTGGAGACCGAGATGCACCGCGACGAGGACGTGATCGTCCTCGGGGAGGACGTGGGCAAGAACGGCGGCGTCTTCCGCGCGACCGAGGGGCTCTACGAGGCGTTCGGCGAGGACCGCGTGATCGACACGCCGCTGGCGGAGTCGGGCATCGTCGGCACCTCCATCGGCATGGCCGCCTACGGCCTCCGGCCCGTGCCCGAGATCCAGTTCATGGGCTTCATCTACCCCGCCTTCGACCAGATCGTCAGCCACGCGGCCCGCATCCGCTCCCGGAGTCGCGGGCGCTTCACCTGTCCGATGGTGGTCCGGGCGCCCTACGGCGGCGGCATCCGCGCGCCGGAACACCACTCGGAGTCGAAGGAGGCCTTCTTCGTCCACGAACCGGGACTGAAGGTGGTGGTGCCGTCGACGCCGGCCGACACGAAGGGGCTGCTCGCGTCGGCCATCCGCGATCCCGACCCGGTGATCTTCCTCGAACCGAAGCTGATCTACCGCGCCTTCCGCGAGGACGTGCCCGAGGGCGACCACACGGTCCCGCTGGGCGAGGCCGCGGTCCGGCGCGAGGGGAGCGACGTGTCGGTGTTCACGTGGGGGGCGATGACCAGACCGACCATGGAGGCCGCGGAGACGCTCGCTTCGGAGGGCGTCGAGTGCGAGGTGGTCGACCTGCGGACGCTCTCGCCGCTGGACCGCGAAGCGATCGTCGAGTCCTTCGAGAAGACGGGGCGGGCCGCGGTGGTCCACGAGGCGCCGAAGACGGGCGGGTTGGGCGGGGAGATCACCGCCATCCTCCAGGAGGAGGCGCTGCTCTACCAGGAGGCGCCGGTCGAGCGGATCACGGGCTTCGACACGCCCGTGCCGCTGTACGCCCTGGAGGACTACTACCTCCCCTCGCCGACGCGGATCGAGGAGGGGCTCCGGGAGGTCGTCGACTTCCCATGA
- a CDS encoding dihydrolipoamide acetyltransferase family protein, producing the protein MTVETFKLPDVGEGVAEGELVRWLVEPGERIEEDQPLAEVETDKAVVDLPSPYAGTVTELHAEEGEMVPVGSVIVSVEVEGEASEGSAAESGTASEGSATDDGTAGRVFAPPTVRRLARELGVALGRVEGSGAGGRITGADVRAAAEGSADEEATGGDAGEAAAEAATETADASEEPSRGAAGVGRAGGRERADRDRTLATPATRRLADELGVALDAVPTDRERDGVAFVTAAMVREFAAGESRSDDRAAADEPRPGDRIPYRGIRRSIGEQMERSKYTAPHVTHTDEVDVTALVETKADLEPYAAESGVDLTYLPFVMRAVARALAEFPRVNAELDAEAEEIVCHDAYNLGVATATDAGLMVPVVEDVDEKGLLDLAAETARKVSRARDRSIAREEMQGGTFTITNVGVIGGEYATPIVNYPEVAILALGAIKQRPRVVDGEVVPRHTLPLSLSVDHRVVDGAVAARFTNRVMELLASPARLLVEY; encoded by the coding sequence ATGACCGTCGAGACGTTCAAACTCCCCGACGTCGGCGAGGGGGTCGCGGAAGGCGAACTCGTCCGCTGGCTGGTCGAACCGGGCGAGCGGATCGAGGAGGACCAGCCGCTCGCGGAGGTGGAGACGGACAAGGCCGTCGTCGACCTCCCCTCACCGTACGCGGGGACGGTGACGGAACTCCACGCCGAGGAAGGGGAGATGGTGCCCGTCGGGAGCGTCATCGTCTCCGTCGAGGTGGAGGGAGAGGCGAGCGAGGGGTCGGCAGCCGAGAGCGGGACGGCGAGCGAGGGGTCGGCGACCGACGACGGGACGGCGGGGCGCGTCTTCGCGCCGCCGACCGTCCGCCGGCTGGCGCGCGAACTCGGCGTGGCCCTCGGGCGCGTCGAGGGGTCGGGCGCCGGCGGCCGGATCACCGGGGCGGACGTGCGCGCGGCGGCCGAGGGCTCGGCCGACGAGGAGGCGACCGGCGGGGACGCCGGCGAGGCGGCGGCCGAGGCGGCGACCGAGACGGCCGACGCGAGCGAGGAGCCGTCCCGCGGGGCGGCGGGGGTCGGCCGGGCGGGCGGCCGGGAGCGCGCGGACCGCGACCGGACCCTCGCGACGCCCGCGACCCGGCGCCTCGCGGACGAACTCGGCGTGGCCCTCGACGCGGTGCCGACGGATCGGGAGCGCGACGGCGTCGCCTTCGTCACGGCCGCGATGGTTCGGGAGTTCGCGGCGGGGGAGTCCCGCTCCGACGACCGGGCGGCGGCCGACGAACCACGGCCCGGCGACCGCATCCCCTACCGCGGGATCAGGCGCTCCATCGGCGAGCAGATGGAGCGCTCGAAGTACACGGCGCCCCACGTCACCCACACGGACGAGGTGGACGTGACGGCGCTGGTGGAGACGAAGGCCGACCTCGAACCCTACGCCGCGGAGTCGGGGGTCGACCTCACCTACCTCCCGTTCGTGATGCGCGCGGTCGCGCGGGCACTCGCCGAGTTCCCGCGAGTCAACGCCGAACTCGACGCGGAAGCCGAGGAGATCGTCTGCCACGACGCGTACAACCTGGGCGTGGCGACGGCGACGGACGCCGGCCTGATGGTGCCGGTCGTCGAGGACGTGGACGAGAAGGGGCTCCTCGACCTCGCCGCGGAGACGGCACGGAAGGTGTCACGGGCCCGCGACCGGAGCATCGCTCGCGAGGAGATGCAGGGCGGCACGTTCACCATCACGAACGTCGGGGTGATCGGCGGGGAGTACGCCACGCCCATCGTCAACTACCCCGAGGTGGCGATCCTGGCGCTGGGAGCGATCAAGCAGCGCCCCCGCGTCGTCGACGGCGAGGTGGTGCCGCGTCACACCCTGCCGCTGTCGCTGTCGGTCGATCACCGCGTCGTCGACGGCGCGGTGGCCGCCCGCTTCACCAACCGGGTGATGGAGTTGCTGGCCAGTCCCGCCCGACTTCTGGTTGAATACTGA
- the ilvA gene encoding threonine ammonia-lyase → MTETVTLADIEAARERFDDPAIVRRTPIETNRSLSEMSGADVNLKMEHLQRTGSFKTRGAYNKLKGEAEKGSDEHVIAASAGNHAQGVALAATTVGMESTIVMPENAPQAKVDATRSYGATVELHGATFGEAMSYAQATAEEPGYLFVHAYDDPAIVAGQGTLGLEIYEQVPDVDTVIVPIGGGGLIGGISTALKALDDDVRVIGVQADLAATVPDSLKKGIPIDEESPKTIADGIATGSISELTLGLIEEHVDEVVTVSDDEIARSILVVLERAKQLIEGAGAASVAALLSDEVDVEGETVVPLLCGGNIDMSMLQTVLTHALTDRSQLLRLRIRIRDQPGEMGRISSIIGEKGANIRTVRHDRAVGDLEVGDAYLVFQVVTSGEGHAENVVSAIEDAGYEVERVN, encoded by the coding sequence ATGACAGAGACAGTCACGCTCGCGGACATCGAGGCCGCGCGGGAGCGGTTCGACGACCCCGCCATCGTGAGACGGACGCCCATCGAGACGAACCGCTCGCTCTCCGAGATGTCGGGCGCCGACGTGAACCTGAAGATGGAACACCTCCAGCGGACGGGGTCGTTCAAGACCCGCGGCGCGTACAACAAGCTGAAAGGGGAGGCCGAGAAGGGAAGCGACGAGCACGTCATCGCGGCGAGCGCCGGCAACCACGCACAGGGGGTGGCGCTGGCGGCGACGACGGTGGGGATGGAGTCGACCATCGTCATGCCGGAGAACGCGCCGCAGGCGAAGGTGGACGCGACCCGGAGTTACGGGGCGACGGTGGAACTCCACGGCGCCACCTTCGGGGAGGCGATGTCCTACGCGCAGGCGACGGCCGAGGAGCCGGGCTACCTGTTCGTCCACGCGTACGACGACCCTGCCATCGTCGCCGGACAGGGGACGCTGGGGCTGGAGATCTACGAGCAGGTGCCGGACGTCGATACCGTGATCGTTCCCATCGGCGGCGGCGGCCTGATCGGCGGGATCAGCACGGCACTGAAGGCACTGGACGACGACGTGCGGGTGATCGGGGTGCAGGCGGATCTGGCGGCGACGGTGCCCGACAGCCTCAAGAAGGGGATCCCGATCGACGAGGAGTCGCCGAAGACCATCGCGGACGGCATCGCCACGGGGAGCATCTCGGAACTGACCCTCGGCCTGATCGAGGAGCACGTCGACGAGGTGGTGACGGTGAGCGACGACGAAATCGCGCGGAGCATCCTCGTGGTGCTGGAGCGCGCCAAGCAGTTGATCGAGGGGGCGGGCGCCGCCTCGGTGGCGGCGCTGTTGAGCGACGAGGTGGACGTCGAGGGGGAGACGGTCGTCCCCCTGCTCTGTGGCGGCAACATCGACATGTCGATGCTCCAGACGGTGTTGACCCACGCCCTGACCGACCGCAGTCAACTGCTCCGCCTGCGGATCCGCATCCGCGACCAGCCCGGCGAGATGGGCCGCATCTCGAGCATCATCGGCGAGAAGGGGGCGAACATCCGGACGGTGCGTCACGACCGGGCGGTCGGGGACCTGGAGGTGGGCGACGCCTACCTCGTCTTCCAGGTGGTCACGAGCGGCGAGGGCCACGCCGAGAACGTGGTGAGCGCGATCGAGGACGCGGGCTACGAGGTCGAGCGCGTGAACTGA
- a CDS encoding ABC transporter substrate-binding protein produces MTQDHELTRRRYLQAATVGAGMAGAAGCLGGGGGGGSEGNSWRTQELATVPAEPDGALYEPSEEDETGETINHLTWTGYDASNVQDPFREQFDCQTQLDLFTSNPKAFNRLESGEWQQFHQATFDMAWIPRLAEAELIRPIDYEEWKPYTFDQYIDLFKKENGYKYAFVNEDDYSFDIDGTMYGAPQRFGWASFVVNTDEVPEDAYSSYDAAWSDEFEVGVYDLMFWGIQIIMLREGIDPFKEHTEAEVEQVKQATFELFDNAKTLLPDFASMNQAMKSGEIDIGFISGNWINGTLRRGGNMQFEAVVPEEGSVIWVETTAFVKGDQPTVSDNYLAYMQRGENALKLSWPTSGGTNVVPHQTAWENYNDRQRRVLRVDEVRDIIDRSVFYTGIPDLEKFEPIWRQAKSRI; encoded by the coding sequence ATGACACAAGATCACGAGCTCACTCGGCGACGATACCTGCAGGCAGCGACCGTCGGAGCGGGGATGGCCGGAGCGGCCGGCTGTCTCGGCGGTGGCGGCGGTGGCGGTAGCGAGGGGAACAGCTGGCGGACACAGGAGCTGGCGACGGTTCCGGCCGAACCGGACGGCGCCCTCTACGAACCCAGCGAGGAGGACGAGACGGGCGAGACCATCAACCACCTCACGTGGACGGGGTACGACGCGTCGAACGTCCAGGACCCGTTTCGGGAGCAGTTCGACTGTCAGACCCAACTGGACCTGTTCACGTCGAACCCGAAGGCGTTCAACCGGCTGGAGTCCGGCGAGTGGCAGCAGTTCCACCAGGCCACCTTCGACATGGCGTGGATTCCGCGCCTGGCGGAGGCGGAACTGATCCGCCCCATCGACTACGAGGAGTGGAAGCCCTACACCTTCGACCAGTACATCGACCTGTTCAAGAAGGAGAACGGGTACAAGTACGCCTTCGTCAACGAGGACGACTACTCGTTCGACATCGACGGCACGATGTACGGCGCCCCCCAGCGGTTCGGGTGGGCCTCCTTCGTCGTGAACACGGACGAGGTTCCGGAGGACGCCTACAGTAGCTACGACGCGGCGTGGTCCGACGAATTCGAGGTGGGCGTCTACGACCTGATGTTCTGGGGCATCCAGATCATCATGCTGCGGGAGGGCATCGACCCGTTCAAGGAGCACACCGAGGCGGAGGTCGAACAGGTCAAGCAGGCGACGTTCGAACTGTTCGACAACGCGAAGACGCTCCTCCCCGACTTCGCGTCGATGAACCAGGCGATGAAGTCCGGCGAGATCGACATCGGCTTCATCTCGGGCAACTGGATCAACGGCACCCTCCGCCGCGGCGGCAACATGCAGTTCGAGGCGGTCGTCCCCGAGGAGGGAAGCGTCATCTGGGTCGAGACGACGGCCTTCGTCAAGGGCGACCAGCCGACCGTCTCGGACAACTATCTGGCGTACATGCAGCGCGGCGAGAACGCGCTGAAGCTCTCGTGGCCCACCTCCGGCGGGACGAACGTCGTCCCCCACCAGACGGCCTGGGAGAACTACAACGACCGACAGCGGCGGGTGCTTCGGGTCGACGAGGTGCGCGACATCATCGACCGCTCGGTGTTCTACACGGGCATTCCGGATCTGGAGAAGTTCGAGCCGATCTGGCGGCAGGCGAAAAGCAGGATCTGA